In Nitrospira sp., one genomic interval encodes:
- a CDS encoding transcriptional repressor yields the protein MSKTLKEMDVLRQHLAKHQLKLTRQRELILTAFLRQEHVTAETMYHQLAKKDPHLGLATIYRTLNLFCEAGIAQARHFGTQTQYDNISHKGHHDHLICTGCGTIVEFENCEIERLQEEVATKNGFVIQTHRLELYGLCARCRH from the coding sequence ATGAGCAAGACTCTCAAAGAAATGGACGTGCTTCGCCAGCACCTGGCCAAGCATCAGTTGAAGCTGACTCGTCAACGCGAACTCATCCTGACGGCGTTCCTGCGACAAGAACACGTCACGGCAGAGACGATGTATCATCAGCTGGCGAAGAAAGATCCCCACCTCGGACTCGCCACGATTTACCGCACGCTGAATCTCTTCTGCGAAGCAGGCATCGCCCAAGCCCGCCACTTCGGCACCCAGACGCAATACGACAATATCTCGCATAAGGGCCATCACGACCATCTCATCTGCACCGGCTGTGGGACTATTGTAGAGTTCGAGAATTGCGAGATTGAACGGCTACAGGAAGAGGTCGCGACCAAGAACGGCTTTGTGATCCAAACCCACCGGCTGGAGCTGTACGGCCTCTGTGCGCGCTGCCGCCATTGA
- a CDS encoding extracellular solute-binding protein gives MTSSCRTFLALTLLLGALTLSQWAIGTAEAAEKLVVYSGRAERLIKPVLDEFQAKSGIQIELLSSGTTELVNRLQAEGDHTPADVFLTNDAGSLEHARELKLLRPMNMREVERAIPSQFRAADNSWIGLSGRFWIVVYNTNLVKPDQIKSLFDLAQPQWKDKIAVPNSGSEYLQAGVSVIKATFGDERTKQFLQGLKANAGTQVYQKSSQIVDAVAKGQVAAGIVNHYYIYRHLATQPTAPIAAVMTDQQEGGMGAIMNVTGIGVTRASKHVESAKLLIEFLVAQAGQKMFADLDKEYPLHPDVKADPTLIDRRTFRAAQVPLARLAELREATLTLIEQVGLR, from the coding sequence ATGACTTCATCCTGTCGCACATTTTTGGCGCTGACGCTACTCCTCGGAGCGCTGACGCTTTCGCAGTGGGCCATTGGAACCGCGGAGGCCGCCGAGAAACTTGTCGTCTATTCGGGTCGCGCAGAACGGCTCATTAAGCCGGTGCTGGATGAATTTCAGGCCAAGAGTGGCATCCAAATCGAATTGCTGTCGTCGGGCACCACCGAGTTGGTCAACCGGTTACAAGCCGAAGGCGACCATACCCCGGCCGACGTCTTCCTGACGAACGATGCCGGGAGCCTCGAGCATGCCCGGGAACTCAAACTCCTCCGGCCCATGAATATGCGCGAAGTTGAACGAGCCATCCCGTCGCAATTCCGCGCGGCCGACAACAGCTGGATCGGACTCTCAGGCCGCTTCTGGATCGTCGTCTACAACACCAATCTCGTCAAACCCGATCAGATCAAATCACTGTTCGACCTCGCCCAGCCGCAATGGAAAGACAAAATCGCCGTTCCCAATTCCGGCAGTGAATATCTTCAGGCCGGCGTTTCAGTAATCAAAGCCACCTTCGGAGACGAACGGACGAAGCAGTTTCTGCAAGGACTCAAGGCCAATGCGGGCACGCAGGTATACCAAAAGAGTTCGCAGATTGTGGACGCCGTCGCGAAGGGGCAGGTCGCGGCAGGCATTGTGAACCACTACTATATCTATCGGCACCTTGCCACGCAGCCCACCGCTCCGATCGCCGCGGTCATGACCGATCAGCAGGAAGGCGGCATGGGCGCCATCATGAACGTGACCGGAATCGGGGTCACCCGCGCGTCCAAACACGTTGAAAGTGCCAAACTCCTGATCGAATTCCTGGTTGCCCAGGCCGGGCAAAAAATGTTCGCGGATCTGGACAAGGAATACCCTCTCCATCCGGACGTGAAAGCCGATCCGACACTCATCGACCGGCGCACGTTCCGTGCGGCGCAAGTCCCCCTGGCTCGACTGGCCGAATTACGCGAGGCCACCCTCACGCTGATCGAACAGGTCGGCCTTCGCTAA
- a CDS encoding iron ABC transporter permease, with protein sequence MLTATRAHAPSSLQWISLITAAFLVLPTCYIIYVALTAAPTVWSRLWSTRIPELLWNTLSLATGVALTTLLLGVSLAWITVRYEFPGRRVWEWALALPLAMPTYVLAYVYAHLLGMGGPVEQGWQTLMGSDARLLSPQSFVGVTLIMALDTFPFVYLLVRGALLNLNISFEEVARVCGVSPWSTLWRVTLPLIRPAIAAGLALVILYVISDFGAVSLLRYQTLTYAVYQQMTSRYDHTSASILSLLLVVMAIIFLVTERWFRQRSRFYQTSGRYRQATRHHAGPAGTALITGYVVLVFGAAFGIPAVMLIQWSIEAIAQGALDARFFGFIWNSSFLSALAACGAVIIGLPLAYLASRRPSRLNLACLQAAYAGYALPGPVAALAVLVLFTHFVPVLYGTVAVLLVAYILHFLPVGLQSMEPALQQVTPNVEEVARTLGCTTRRTLRRVTLPLIRNGFIAAWVLMFLQTMKELPATLLLRPVGFDTLAIRVWLEASEEYYQLAAPAALLIVLLSLPALLLLVSKDWRGRDQEVVT encoded by the coding sequence ATGCTTACCGCCACAAGAGCTCACGCCCCCTCTTCGCTGCAATGGATCAGCCTGATCACTGCCGCATTTCTGGTGCTCCCCACCTGCTACATCATCTATGTGGCGCTCACCGCCGCACCGACCGTGTGGAGCCGGCTCTGGTCGACGCGCATTCCCGAACTTCTCTGGAACACCCTCTCGCTGGCCACCGGCGTCGCTTTGACCACACTGCTGCTGGGCGTCTCCCTCGCCTGGATCACCGTTCGGTACGAATTTCCTGGTCGCCGGGTCTGGGAATGGGCACTCGCCTTGCCCCTCGCCATGCCGACCTATGTGCTGGCCTATGTGTATGCCCATCTGCTGGGAATGGGCGGCCCGGTGGAACAAGGATGGCAGACGCTCATGGGGTCCGACGCGCGACTGCTCTCCCCTCAAAGCTTTGTCGGCGTCACACTGATCATGGCCCTCGACACGTTTCCGTTTGTGTACCTGCTGGTCCGAGGAGCACTGCTGAATCTGAATATCTCCTTCGAGGAAGTGGCACGCGTCTGCGGCGTTTCTCCTTGGAGCACACTCTGGCGCGTCACGCTCCCGCTCATCCGCCCCGCCATTGCCGCAGGACTAGCGCTCGTGATTTTGTATGTGATCTCGGACTTCGGGGCGGTCTCTCTGCTCCGCTACCAGACACTCACGTATGCGGTCTATCAACAGATGACCAGCCGCTACGACCATACGTCCGCCAGCATTCTCAGCCTGCTCCTCGTCGTGATGGCAATCATCTTCCTGGTCACGGAACGATGGTTTCGCCAGCGGAGTCGCTTCTACCAAACATCCGGCCGCTATCGACAGGCGACCCGGCACCACGCCGGCCCCGCTGGAACGGCACTCATCACCGGGTACGTCGTACTGGTGTTCGGAGCCGCATTCGGGATTCCGGCTGTCATGTTGATCCAGTGGAGTATCGAAGCGATTGCACAGGGCGCCCTGGATGCGCGCTTTTTCGGCTTCATCTGGAACAGCAGCTTCCTGTCGGCACTGGCAGCCTGTGGGGCCGTGATCATCGGACTTCCGCTGGCCTACCTCGCCAGCCGCCGTCCTTCGCGACTCAATCTTGCCTGCCTCCAAGCCGCCTATGCCGGCTATGCCTTGCCCGGTCCTGTCGCCGCCCTCGCGGTCCTTGTGCTCTTTACGCACTTCGTGCCGGTCTTGTACGGTACCGTCGCGGTGTTGCTCGTTGCTTACATCCTGCATTTTCTCCCGGTCGGCCTGCAGTCGATGGAGCCGGCTCTCCAACAAGTCACCCCCAATGTGGAAGAGGTGGCACGCACTCTGGGCTGTACGACCCGCCGGACCCTCCGGCGCGTGACCCTTCCGCTCATTCGTAACGGTTTTATTGCGGCCTGGGTCCTGATGTTCCTCCAGACCATGAAGGAACTTCCGGCCACATTGCTGCTGCGGCCGGTAGGATTTGATACACTGGCGATTCGTGTATGGCTCGAAGCCAGCGAGGAGTATTATCAGCTGGCGGCGCCCGCCGCATTGTTGATCGTGCTCCTGAGCCTGCCGGCCCTGCTGCTACTGGTATCCAAAGATTGGCGTGGACGTGACCAAGAGGTCGTTACTTGA
- a CDS encoding ABC transporter ATP-binding protein — protein MDLAAGQSPVLELRGISCAYEPDRPAVEQITLTVHQGEILCLLGPSGCGKTTILRAIAGFERVTGGSISLSGRLVSSRDVMVPTEQRHIGMVFQEYALFPHLRVEKNIAFGLNHLSRPQQKAIVDDLLTLTGLRGLEQRYPHELSGGQQQRVALARALALRPVLLLLDEPFSNLDPDMASRMRQDLHALLRQTKTTAILVTHDHDEAFSMADRVAVLNRGRLEQFDTPEAIYHVPTTPFVADFVGQADFIPGIVANDVVTTEIGDFPNTQHLATGTSVVVMIRPDDIHIVPTKGADAHILARQFKGSENVYTIQLPSGQIVHSSESSLSIYQVGTAIALRVVATHTVLFPQPPESSEKKKPEHGNAPPP, from the coding sequence ATGGATCTCGCCGCCGGGCAGTCTCCCGTCCTTGAACTTCGCGGGATCTCCTGCGCCTACGAGCCTGATCGTCCGGCTGTCGAACAGATCACGCTCACGGTCCACCAGGGCGAAATTCTCTGCCTCCTGGGGCCATCCGGATGCGGCAAGACCACCATTCTCCGCGCGATTGCAGGGTTTGAGCGGGTGACCGGCGGGAGCATTTCTCTGTCCGGCCGGCTCGTGTCATCGCGAGACGTGATGGTGCCGACTGAACAGCGGCACATCGGGATGGTCTTCCAAGAATACGCACTGTTTCCTCATCTGCGCGTGGAGAAGAATATCGCCTTCGGTCTCAACCACCTCTCCCGCCCACAGCAGAAGGCCATCGTCGATGACCTCCTCACCCTCACCGGCTTGCGCGGCCTGGAACAGCGGTATCCGCATGAGCTCTCAGGGGGGCAACAGCAACGCGTCGCGCTCGCCCGCGCCCTCGCCCTGCGTCCGGTGTTGTTGCTGCTCGACGAACCGTTCAGCAATCTCGATCCCGACATGGCCAGCCGCATGCGACAAGATCTCCACGCCCTGCTGCGACAGACCAAGACCACGGCCATCCTTGTCACTCACGACCACGACGAAGCGTTTTCCATGGCCGACCGCGTCGCGGTGCTAAACCGGGGACGGCTGGAGCAATTTGATACGCCTGAAGCGATTTACCACGTCCCCACGACTCCCTTTGTGGCCGACTTCGTCGGACAGGCAGACTTTATCCCGGGGATCGTGGCCAATGATGTGGTGACCACCGAAATCGGAGACTTCCCTAACACGCAGCATCTCGCGACCGGAACCAGCGTGGTCGTGATGATTCGCCCCGACGATATTCATATCGTTCCGACAAAGGGCGCAGATGCCCATATTCTGGCACGGCAATTCAAAGGCTCCGAAAATGTGTACACGATTCAGCTTCCCTCCGGACAGATCGTCCACAGCAGCGAATCGTCTCTGAGTATTTATCAAGTCGGTACGGCGATTGCGCTTCGAGTGGTGGCAACCCATACCGTCCTCTTCCCGCAACCACCTGAATCGTCAGAAAAGAAGAAGCCCGAACACGGCAACGCCCCACCCCCGTAA
- the exbB gene encoding TonB-system energizer ExbB, protein MDLLKNAVEYGIIGLLIALSIWSVAVAVERWLYYRRVDLTQFTDIQTFEMALTKRLVIIGTVAANAPYIGLLGTVLGIMMTFHTMGTSGTMAVNTIMIGLSLALKATAVGLLVAIPCVVMNNILRRRVTELLTIYKVQHGTRG, encoded by the coding sequence ATGGATCTGCTGAAGAATGCGGTAGAATATGGAATCATCGGCTTGCTGATCGCGCTCAGCATCTGGTCGGTGGCGGTGGCGGTCGAGCGGTGGCTCTACTATCGCCGCGTGGACCTGACCCAATTCACAGACATTCAAACGTTTGAAATGGCGCTGACCAAACGCCTGGTCATCATAGGCACGGTGGCCGCCAATGCACCTTATATCGGATTACTGGGGACCGTCCTCGGTATTATGATGACCTTTCACACGATGGGAACCTCAGGCACGATGGCTGTGAATACCATTATGATCGGCCTAAGCCTGGCCCTGAAGGCGACGGCTGTCGGCCTGCTCGTCGCCATCCCCTGCGTCGTGATGAACAATATTCTCCGCCGGCGGGTCACCGAATTGCTGACGATCTATAAGGTGCAACATGGAACGCGAGGTTAA
- a CDS encoding biopolymer transporter ExbD: protein MEREVNQINVIPLVDVMLVLLVIVLTTATFISTGQIPVNLAKAKEAGDHKDVPVVVTLTANGDLFLNDRPVPPDGLKTVMLAHPRESLVVVRADKVTLLERFVSVVDEIRGLGFQSVSLEVVRL from the coding sequence ATGGAACGCGAGGTTAATCAAATCAACGTCATTCCGCTGGTCGACGTGATGCTCGTGCTGCTCGTTATCGTTCTCACCACCGCCACCTTCATCAGCACCGGCCAGATCCCCGTGAATCTCGCCAAGGCCAAAGAGGCCGGAGATCACAAAGATGTCCCCGTCGTGGTGACCTTGACCGCGAACGGCGATCTGTTCCTCAACGACCGCCCCGTCCCGCCGGACGGCCTCAAGACCGTCATGCTGGCGCACCCTCGTGAATCGCTGGTGGTCGTACGAGCCGACAAAGTCACGTTACTGGAACGGTTTGTCTCGGTGGTAGACGAAATACGAGGTCTGGGATTTCAGTCCGTCAGTCTGGAGGTGGTACGGCTGTGA
- a CDS encoding energy transducer TonB has translation MSETTSQPPSEPATSPAQTASLAPSTNTAQVARKPDYGWLAGPLLQRIEALKQYPATARLHRLEGRVIVRIVIQQDGHITSATVARSSGHDVLDQAALETIRQASPLTLSQPLEKSSVTMQIPLGYYLDR, from the coding sequence ATGTCAGAAACGACATCGCAACCGCCCTCTGAGCCCGCCACCTCTCCAGCCCAAACGGCATCGCTCGCCCCATCGACCAACACGGCTCAGGTTGCCCGAAAACCGGACTATGGCTGGCTCGCAGGGCCTTTGCTCCAGCGGATTGAAGCACTCAAACAATATCCCGCCACGGCGAGGCTGCATCGCCTGGAAGGTCGGGTGATTGTACGGATCGTGATTCAGCAAGACGGACACATTACATCGGCCACCGTCGCAAGAAGCTCAGGGCACGATGTGCTCGATCAAGCCGCACTGGAAACCATTCGGCAGGCCTCACCGCTCACCTTGTCCCAGCCGCTCGAAAAATCCTCGGTCACGATGCAAATACCGCTCGGCTACTACCTGGATCGATAA
- a CDS encoding FAD:protein FMN transferase, producing MKLCDLLSGKRSLFVIFVGGGEVEMGYRFAVMSGIFLLLFSSGCATTRSESAPVVVKRTQMQMGTLVTITSVASDRRRAQDAASAGFQEIHRLEELLSTWIATSELSQVNAAAGRDAVMLSRDTMKVLEASLEMARLTEGGFNILVGPAVEAWSVLDRQHIPSDAVLQAVRPLTELRSLHLNVAERTVYLAKPGMRVDVGGIGKGFAADMAVAAMQTAGATAGVVALSGDIRTFGRLPGGMKFPFGVRHPRHEEAVLAFIELQDEAISTAGDYERYFERDGVRYHHILDPITLQPARDCQSVTVVARDGLTADGLDTGIFVMGRERGLALVERLPGVGAVIVDRDGKVWVSSYLKGRVRMNDGIE from the coding sequence ATGAAGTTGTGTGATCTATTGAGTGGTAAGCGCAGTCTGTTTGTCATATTCGTCGGAGGTGGTGAGGTGGAGATGGGATATCGTTTTGCAGTCATGAGCGGGATCTTCCTGCTCTTGTTCTCGTCCGGATGTGCGACTACAAGGTCTGAATCCGCTCCTGTCGTCGTGAAGCGAACGCAGATGCAGATGGGTACGCTCGTGACCATTACGTCGGTGGCGTCTGATCGTCGGCGGGCGCAGGATGCGGCATCGGCTGGATTCCAGGAGATTCATCGCTTGGAAGAGTTGCTCAGTACCTGGATTGCGACCAGCGAACTCTCGCAGGTGAATGCTGCCGCTGGCAGGGACGCCGTCATGCTCAGCCGCGACACGATGAAGGTGCTGGAGGCCTCGCTCGAAATGGCTCGGCTGACGGAAGGAGGGTTTAATATTCTCGTCGGCCCGGCGGTTGAGGCCTGGAGTGTTCTCGATCGGCAGCACATTCCATCCGATGCGGTCTTGCAGGCGGTTCGCCCGCTGACGGAGTTGCGTTCGCTACATCTGAATGTCGCAGAGAGGACGGTCTATTTGGCCAAGCCGGGAATGCGGGTAGATGTGGGCGGGATCGGCAAAGGCTTTGCCGCGGATATGGCTGTCGCAGCCATGCAGACGGCCGGAGCCACTGCAGGGGTCGTGGCCCTCTCGGGGGATATCAGGACCTTCGGCAGACTGCCGGGCGGCATGAAATTTCCCTTCGGCGTCCGGCATCCGAGGCATGAAGAGGCTGTGCTGGCTTTTATTGAGCTTCAGGATGAGGCAATTTCGACGGCCGGTGACTATGAGCGGTACTTCGAGCGGGATGGAGTGCGCTATCACCACATTCTCGATCCGATCACTTTGCAACCGGCTCGTGACTGCCAAAGCGTGACCGTGGTCGCCCGCGACGGACTGACCGCAGATGGCCTGGATACCGGCATCTTTGTGATGGGACGTGAGCGAGGACTGGCCTTGGTTGAGCGGTTGCCGGGGGTCGGTGCGGTGATCGTAGATCGCGACGGCAAAGTCTGGGTTTCTTCGTATCTCAAGGGGAGGGTGAGGATGAATGATGGCATCGAGTAA